Genomic segment of Pirellulales bacterium:
CCGGGTGCCCCGTGGCGGGGAACGGTCCACCGTGGTTCATCGCAGGCGAAACGGCCACGCCAGTCGGCATCTTGTCGTTCAACAACCGTCCCACGCGCCGCTGCAGCAGCGGCGCGAGCCGGTCGTACAACGCTTCGTCGCGGCCGTCGCGGGCGCTGTAAACACAACCGGTCAGGTTGCCCTCGAGCGCGCGCAGGCAAGTCGCTGCTTGTTCGACGTCGCGAGCCACGACGACAAGCGATGCATTGCCGAAGGCCTCGGCTTGCAGCGCCTCGCCGGCCTGCAGGAACTGCTCGCCGGTCACGCGCAGCAGCGTGTTGGCAAAGCTATATCCGCGGCCACCCGAGGGCGTGCCGCCGACCACGAGTTGGGCGCCCCCGGTGCGCAGCGCCGCGATCGCCTGGGCCAGCGCATGTTCGACCTGCGCCGTCAGCAGGGTGCTCACCGGAGCGGTCCGAAACGCCTCGGCGGATGCCGTGATGAAGGCCTCGGCCTCGGGCCCCGCGACAAGCAACACCAGTCCCGGATTGGTACAGAACTGGCCCGCCGCCATCAGGCAGCTCGCGGCAAATTCGCTGGCGATTTCACCCCCCCGCTCCGTCAAGGCGCCGGGCAGGATGACGACGGGGTTGATGCTCGACATTTCCAGGTAGATCGGTTTGCCGGCGGCGTCGGCGGCAGCCTTGAGCCGCAGCCCGCCCTGCCGGCTGCCGGTGAACCCGGTCGCGCCCAGCCGCGGGTCGGCCACGAGGCGCAGTCCGTCGGCCGGCTCGAAATGGTAGAGCATCTGGACTGAGCCGGCCGGAAGTCCGGCGGCGTCGGCGGCCGCGTGGGCCTCTTCGGCCAGCAGGCGCGTCGTGCCGGGATGCGCAGGGTGCGCCTTGGCGATCACCGGGTTGCCGGCCGCCAGGGCCGCGGCAAAATCGCCCCCCGCCACGCCGTTGAAGGCCAGCGGAAAATTATTGGGCCCGAACACCGCCACGGGACCAAGCGACCGGTAGCACGAGCGCAAATTTGCCTTGGAATCGATCGTCGCCTGGCGCCAGGACCCCTCGCGCGCGGCCGCAGCGGCCTGGCGCAATTGGCCGGTTGTCCGTGGCAATTCGACCTCGGCCAGGCGCGGTCGGATGGCCAGTGCCGTTTCCTGATGAGCCAGGGAGACGATCTCTTCGCTGCGCTTTTCGATCCGCTCGGCATATTGCTCGAGCATTGCGGCGACGCGTTGGCCGTCGTCGGTGGCCAGTTGCTCGGCGGCCCGGGCAGCGGCATCGAGCGCCGCGTCGAGGTCGGCCCAGGTGCTCGTGGGATACTCTGCCGGCAATCGCTCTCGGTTAGCCGGGTTCTCGGCCGTGAAGCTTCCGCAGGCTTGAGCGGCTTGCCAGCGTCCTGCGACCAGGATGGGTACGAACGACATCGGTAATTCCGCGTAGGAAAGAAGGCTAAATGAACTCGTGCGCCGAAGGTTATAGCGCGCCCGCTCGCCGGCCTGCAATTCGCGCGGCGCGGACCTGTGCTGCGTCCGCCGCATCAGACCTAGTCGAGCCCCCGCGGGGGGGCTACGATCGATTGCCAAAGGAGCACCGCAGCATGTCCGAGGCGACCGCCTCTTCCCCGGCCCCCAGCGCACGCGGCGAGTTTCATAAGCTCGACTTCACCGCCAATGCCCTGGCGTTGTTGGCCCGGCTGCTCTCTGGGGCCAGCACGCGGTGGATCGACTCGCAGCCCGACACCTGTCAGCGGATTTATTTTGCCAACCACACCAGTCACCTGGATGCCCTGGTGCTGTGGTCGGCGCTGCCCGGCGAGTGTCGCGTGCTGACGCGGCCGGTCGCTGCCAAAGACTATTGGGAAAAGAACGCCTTTCGGCGGTTCATTGCTACCCGGGTGTTCGACGCGTTGTTGATCGACCGCGACAACGTCAAGCTTTCGAACAACCCGTTGCGGATGATGCTCGACGCCATCGGCGACAAGTATTCGCTGATCGTGTTTCCCGAAGGCCATCGCAACACGGCCGACGAGCTTGATGAATTCAAGAGCGGGCTCTACCACTTGGCCCGCAAACGACCGGAACTCGAGTTGATTCCGGTGCACATCGACAACGTCAACCGGGTACTCCCGCGGGGCGAGTTCCTGCCCGTGCCGCTGTTGACCTGCATCACATTCGGCCCGCCGATGTGGCTGGAGCAAGGTGAGCCGAAGCAGGAGTTCTTGCAGCGGGCACGCAACGCCGTGCGGCGGTTGCGCGATCTGGGGAACGATTGATGGATGCCAATGCCCGGACCTGGTTCTTGGTCGGCGGAACGCTGATCGCCCTGGCCGCTGGAACGGGCATCGGGCAGTACCTGCGCGTGCGCCGCGATGCCACGCTCAATCCGGCCTTGATCGACGGCTTCAATCGGCGAATCCGGGCCTGGTGGTTGATGAGCTCGGTGCTCGCGGCCGCGCTGCTGCTGGGCCGCCTGGGCGCGACGATCGTGTTCGGGCTGATCAGCTTTTGGGCGCTGCGCGAGTTTGTCACGCTGACGCCCACGCGCCGCGGCGATCACCGCGCGTTGTTCTGGGTGTTTTTCGTCTTCACGCCGCTGCAATATCTGCTGGTCGGCATGGGCGCCGCCCAATACGGTCTGTATACGATTTTGATTCCCGTGTATGCGTTCTTGTTCGTCCCGGCGCGCATCGCAGTGGCGGGCGACTTCAAACGGTTTCTCGAACGCGCGGCCAAGATCCAAGCCGGCCTGATGATCTGCGTGTACTGTCTGAGCCACGCGCCGGCCTTGATGTATCTCAAGATCGAGGGCTATGAAGACCCGGTCGATCGCGCCCGGCTCTTGTTCTTCTTCGTGCTGATCACGCAGTTGGGCGACGTCATGCAGTATGTCTGGCAGCGTCTCGCCGGGCGTACGATCATCGCCCCGGCCGTGAGCCCGAATCGCACCTGGGAGAGCTTTCTCGGCTCCGTCGGTAGCTGCACCTTGCTGGGTGCGGCGTTGTCCTGGGCCACGCCGTTTGAAATCTGGGCCGCGGCCGTCCTGTCGGCCATCATTGCCTCGATGGGCTTTGCCGGCGGCATGACGATGTCGGCCATCAAACGCGATCGCGGCGTAGCCGACACCGGTGTGCTCGTCACGGGGCACAGCGGCGTGCTCGACCGAATCGACTCGATCTGCTTTGCCGCGCCGATCTTCTTTCACCTCACGCGGTATTTTTACGCCGAGTGGTAGCGGTAAGCGCGGCGTGACCTCTCCTGCTCATTCGTCCTTGAGCCATTGCCCACCGCCGCCGCCAAGATAGGGATGCGCCTCGAGTGCGTCGCCCCCGCCCGACAACCGCGGATCGTTCGTGGCTCGCAATTGTGCGTCGAGCAGCTCGGCCAATCGAGTTTTGACCGCTGCCAGTTGCGGGTCGTCGGCCCGGTTGCGCATCTGGTCCGGGTCGCTGGCCAGTTCATACAGTTCCTCGGCTGGACGCTTGGCAAAGCACAGCTCATAAAGCGGCCTGATCGCCGGCTCGTCGCGGTGGTCCCAAAGATAGCGCTTCGTGGGGCCGTTGTCGCAATCCGACAACCAGGCCCGTTCGAAAAATGCCCGCTGCCAGTCGGGCGTTCCAGCGGGCCAGCGATCGGGCCGCAGGTTGTGCACGTACAAGTGGTCGTAAGTCCGCACGGCGCGCACGGGATAGCCTCCACGGTCGGGCGCCTCTTGCGATTGCGTGTGCCGCTCGCGTCCGATGAGCACGTACTCGCGCGCCGGATCGACTCGGCCCGAGCGGTCCGTGCGCAAGATCGGCCATAGGCTACGGCCGGTCATTTCCTCAGGCACGGCCACGCCTGCGGCCTCGAGGAAGGTCGGGGCCAGATCGGCCAGCGAGACCAGGTCGTCGACCGTCCGCCCACCGGGAACTTGTCCGCCCAGCCGCGCGACGAGCGGGACCCGCGCCCCGCAGTCGTAGACGTTGCCCTTGCCGCGCGGGAACGGCATGCCGTGGTCGCCCGTCACGACGACGAGCGTCCGCTCAAGCTCGCCGCTGCGTTCGAGATACTCGATCAGTTCGCCCAGTTCGCGATCGAATCGCTGGATTTCCAGGCAATAGTCGGCCACGTCGCCCCGCGAGGTCGGCACGTCGGGATACTGCGGAAACAGGTGCACGTCGGCCAGATTCATGCCGCTGCGCGCTCCGGAGTCGAGATCGAAGGGGCGATGCGGGTCGCTCGACCCAAACCAGAAGCAAAACGGCGACCCGGCCGGCCGCGCCTCGAAGAATGCCGCCACGCTCTTGTAGGGCTTGCCGCCCGGATTGCCGCGGCCGGGCCCCCACGCCTTGCGATAGGTGCCGACGTGATAGCCGGCCTGGCTCAGCAGCGCGGGATACTCGGCGAATTGCCCCTGGGGCCAGATGCTATGCAGGTTCGCCCCGGCGCCCAGCCGCCAGAAATGCTGACCGGTGATGATCGCCCCGCGGCTCGGCGTGCACGACGGCGACGACACAAACGCGTGCGTAAACAACACGCCGTCGCGGGCCAGGCGATCGAACGTCGGCGTTTGCACCACGCGATCGCCATAGGCGCCGGCATAAGGCCAGCCCCAGTCATCGGCAATCGCCAGCACGATATTCGGACGCTCTGCCGGCGGACCGGCAGCGCATACCGGCCCGGTACCCAGGCATGCCGCGAACAGGCCCGCGGCGAACAGCGGTTTCCACGATCGGTTCATCGCGCACCTTTCTCGTGGGCCAGCCGATTGGAATAACAGTCGTCCGGCCAATTGAGCCGCAACCGCGATCGCAGCTCGGCCTCGACCGCCGCGAAGGCTGGCTGGCCGGCCAGATTGTCGAGTTCGTGCGGATCGCGCTGGTGGTCGTAAAGCTCGGTCCCCTGTTGCCCGTTGTCCCATTCGGTATAGCGCCATTGCTCGGTCCGCAGGCTGTGGCCCGGGAATTTCCCGCGCCAGACCTGCGAGAATGCCGGGTGATCCCAAGCCAGGGTCGGGTCGTCGAGCAGCGGCGCCACGCTTTCGCCATGCAGGTTGTCTGGCGGTTCCACGCCGCAAAGTTCGGCCAGCGTGGGATAGAGATCGACCAGCTCGACCGTCCGCTGGCACGCGCGGCCGGCCGCCTTCTGCCCCGGTGCGGCAATCAGCAGCGGTACCCGCGCCGATTCTTCAAACAGGCTTTGCTTCATCCAGAGGCCATGTTCGCCAAGGTGGTAGCCGTGATCGCTCCAGAAGACGATGACCGTGCTTTCGGTCAGCCCGAGGCGCTCGACGGCGTCCAACAGCCGGCCAACCTGCGTATCGACAAAACTGATCGTCGCGTGGTAGGCGCGAATCGCCTCCTGGCCCTGATCGGTCGTGACGCCGAACAGCGGATAAGGCGTCGTCGAGGCCAGGGCCGGTTTCGGTACGCGGTCGAGATAGCCGGCCGGCTCGATGGGCAGGGTGCTCTCGGCGATCGAATATAGGTCGAAGTAGCGCCGTGGAGCGATGTAGGGGCAATGGGGGCGATAAAATCCCACGGCCAGAAAGAATGGCCGCTCGCGGTGCTTTTCGAGCAGCTTGATCGCCTCGGTCGCGCCGATGCCGTCGGTCTGCTCCTCGTCCGCGCCCTCGGCGGCCAGGAACGACAGCGACGAGCCGAGTCCGCGCCGCGGCGTGTAGTTCGTCAGCAGGTGCTCTTCGCGTTTGTCGCGGCCGATCGGGTTGATGCGTTCGTCCCAGGAAGCCGCGTCGTCGAGGCCGTTGGTGCCGATCGTGCCCGGGTTGCCGTAGTGATAGATCTTCCCGACGCGGGCCGCCACGTAGCCCGCGCGGCGAAACATCTGCGGCAGCGTCACCACGTCGGGCAGCGACGTGCGGCGGAAGTCTTTCTGCAGATCGAACACCTCGGTCGTGTCGGGGCGCAGGCCCGTCATCAGCGACACGCGGCTGGGACTGCACAAGGGAAACTGGCAATAGGCGCGGGTAAACGTCGTGCCGCGCGCGGCGAGCCGATCGATCTGCGGCGACTGCATGCGGGCGTTGCCATAGCAGCCCAGGTCGCAGTTCATGTCGTCGACGGCGATAAACAGGACGTTGCGCCGCGGCGCATCGGCGGCCCACGCGTTCGACGCGCACGCGATCAGCAACAGCAGCAGCCTGGCCCGTCGCACGTTGAATGTTGGCATGGTCTTCAGTCCACCTGTTGAGGGTCATACAGGAGCGGAAAGAACGTGCCTCCCATCGCTTCGCCTGGCGCGATCGGCGGCACCCCGGCGAGCAGCGGTTGGTCCGAATCGCTCCGCACGCCGTCGCGAAAAGCGTTGACCACCACCGCCCGGCGCGGCTGCGCGGTGCGGTTTTCGCGCGACCCGTGCACCATCAGCGGATGATGGAACGAACAACAGCCGCGCGGTAGCTCGATGGTGACGGGCTGCTGGAGTGCCGCGAACTGCTCGGGCGAAAGCACCTGCGAAATCGCATCCATGTTGCCTGCCAGTCCGGTGATCGGCAGCAGGTCCCAGCGATGGCTGCCAGGCACGTATTGCAGGCAGCCGTTGTCGCGCGTCGCAGGATCGAGCCCGATCCAGCAGGTCAAGTGGGCCAGCGGCTTGGTGCGGGTCCAATAGGAGTAGTCCTGGTGCCAGGCCACGACGCCGCCGTGGTGGGCCGGCTTGCAGAACAACTGGTCGTGCCAGAACCGCACTGCGCCGCCGAGCAATTGCGAAGCCGGCACGGTGAACGCCGGATGCCACAGCAAATCGTGAAAGCCCGGAGCAATCCGCCAGGCCCCCAACGCATGGAACAGCACCCGGTTCGGGTCGGGCGATTCGTTCGAGTGAAACTCGTAGAACAATTCATGGCCCGGCGACGCCGGATCGGCGATCTGTTGCAATTCCTCGAGCAACCGGTCGCACTGCTGGTCGTCGAGAATGCGAATGCCGGCCAGGTAGCCATGCTCGTGGTAGAACGCGATCTGGTCATCGGTCAGCGCGTAGCTTTGCCACTCGCGCAATGTCTGCGGCAGGCGGAACAAATCGCCAATCAGCTCGTGGCGCTGGGCAAGATCGCGAACAGACATGGTGCGCCTCGGATGCGATGTGCGGAACGCCGGCCTTCCCGTTCCGGAAGCACCAGCATAGCCCCGGCGCCTGCGATCGCCAGCACACGGCGGCTATCCGCGAGTAAGATCGTCGTCGGGGTCCCGCAGGCAGACACTCACGGCCACTGGGAGCAGCATCGCTATGTCCTCCGACTTTTCACCGCAGGTGCTGCGCTGCCCGCAGTGCGAATTCAGCGAATTGGTGCTGGCGAGCACGGCGCCAACCTGGTTGCGCAAGGCGCGCATGCTCCGCTCGAACAGCCGCGCGACACCGGCCGAGCTCGCGGAGTTGCTGCCCGTCGCGGCCGGCAAGCTGACGTGTCCGGGTTGCGGTCGCCGTGGGCTGGTCGTCGGACGTTGGGACCAGTCGACCAGCGGTGGCGACAGCGACTGGCCTGAGACGCCGCGTTGCGAGGGTTGCGGCGGAGCGATCGAACCGGAACGCCTGGAGTTGATGCCGCAGACGCGCATGTGCACGGCGTGCCAGCGCAAGACCGAGCGGCCCGGCGCGGCCGTCGAAGGCGAGTATTGTCCGCGCTGCGGTTCGCCGATGGTGTTGCGCGCGGTGCGTGCCGGGATCACGCGCATGCAGTTGTCCTGCACCAACCCGCGGTGCCGCTAGTCATCGCGCGAGGACTTCAAGCCGGGATCGCGCGTGGTGGGCGATTCTCGTGAATGACCGAGGCTGCGATCAGGTGTTCGTCGTGGTTGACTGGTGTTGCCGTCGCGCCGGCCGGTCCGACAGCGCGGCGATTTCGGCCAGCCGTTGCCGCATGATCCGGCCCACCGTCGCGCTCGACAGCCACGAGCCGACCTGTTGCCGGGCCACTTCGCCGATTTGCCGTGCGGCGGATCGGTGCTCGAAGGCCCAGCGCATCTGGTCCGAGGCCTGGGCCATCGACGCTTCGGCCCAGCGGTTGCCCGATTCGTAGAACGGCAAGCCGGCCGGCACGTCGACCAGGTCGTAGGCGACTGGCAGGCTGTTCTCGTTGGTCATGAAGTCCATGTTGCCCGACCATGCCGTGCCGATCACCGGCTTGCCCAGCAGCATCGCCTCGGCCAGCGTGAGTCCGAAGCCCTCGCTGCGATGCAGTGAGACGTAGCAGTCGCAGGCGTCGATCAAGCCATAGGTGCGGCCGCGTGACAGCGGGGCCGTCCACAGGCGAATGTTGTGATTGCTCGTGGCCCGGCGCAAGTCGGCAAAGCTACAGCCGTCGTAGTCGCTGCGGCCGACTTTGAGCACCAAGGCTGCGCGGTCGTCGAGCGCGAATGCCCGCTTGAACGCCTCGACCACGGCCAGGGGGTTCTTGCGGGCCATGACGCTCGAATTGTCGAACATGAACAGGAACACGTAATCGTCGGCGCGCAGCCCCAGCTCGCCGCGATCGAACGGCTCGACTTCGCCCAACTCGACGCAGTACGGCACACGGACGACCGGCAAATCGGTGGCCTTGCGCACCGCCTCGGCTACGAACCGCGAGGGAACCCACACCTCGTCGACCTGGTCGAGTACGGGCAGCCAATAGTCGGGCACGTGTTCGAGTTCCCAGGTCCACATGCCGATCCGGTAGTTCGCCTCGCGATAGTGAACGCCGGCATAGGGCAACTGTGTCGCCATTCCCTCCGGCTGCAAGACGTACAGGTCGATGTCGTGCACGTCGAGACTGTAGTAGCCGTGCGATAGTCGGCCATCGATTCCCCAGGGATGAGCGACGTTGCGCGGGGCAACCGTCACCTCGGCTTCGCGCAGCGCGCGCAGCAGACCGCGTCCCGCCTCGCCCAGGCCTGCGTGCGAAGCAAGGTGGCCGATCAGATTCACGCCGGGCCGTTGGAGCTCGCCCTCGCGAACCTGGCGTTCGAGCTGCGCGAGCCAGTCGGGCGAAAGCTCGTAGCGCTGGCGCGCCGGCCCACGCGCCCAGGCCAGCAGTTGGCGCCGCGCGGGCTCGTGCTCGGTCGCCTCGTGCAACAATCGCGCCACGCCGGGCGCGGTCTGTGCCAGCCGGCGCAATTGGTCGAGCGGCGTCAGCCGGCTGGTCGGTCGCGCGCCGCCCGGCAGGCGCACGCGCTCGTCGCGCAGCAGGTTCAGCCCGGCGCCGTCGTCGAAGGCGGTCAATGCCAGCGGGTATTCGCGCTGCCAGTCGGCGTTGTGCAGGTAGCATTCGGCCAGGTTGGTGCCCAGGTCCTCGCGGATCGTTCGCCGCAGTTCGGGCAGAGCCTCGGGCGCGATCGCGCCGTATTCGCGGTGCGCGTGCTTCGCCAGCCAGTCAGCAAACCCGTCGCGGCGATGCGGCAAGAACGCCCAAGGAAAATAGGCCCGTAGCTCGGGCCGGCGGCGAAAGATCTCCAGCGCAAAGTTGGCCGGGTCACTCCCGCCCTCGGGATGCAACGTGTTCTCCAGCGCGTGAACCAGGACCTGGTCCGCGTTGGGCCGGGCATACAGGCGCGGCAAGGCGAGCGACTCGGAAATGTCCAGGTGCGACGAAAGATACGGATCGTGACGCAACCCCAGGCGCGCAATCAGCTCGGCAAACAGGCGAGCGTCGTGCGGAGGGCAGCTCGCGTCGCGCGTGGCACACTCGTGGTGCATGAGCCGCGCATAGGGCGTGTAGAGATTGCGATACCCGGCCCCCAGCGCGGCGAGGCACAACGCGCAATCGCTGTAGGCAATTTCGTAGCGCTCGTCGAAGCCGCCCAGCCGGGTAAACACCTCGCGACGCATGGCCTGGCAGGCGCCGGTTACCATGGTGACGTTGCGATACGAGTTGGGCCCGCCGTAGCCGGTCAGCACATCGTCGCTTTGTTCGTAGAACAAGTGGCCGCACAGGGCGTGCATGCCCAGCGCCATGCCGGCGTGCTGAATCTTACCGCTGGGGAACAATAGCTTGGGACCGACGATGCCGATCTCCGGCACGAGCGCCCAGCGGACCAGCTCGGCGAGCCAATCGTCGTGCAGCACTTCGGTGTCGTTGTTCAAGAACACCAGCACTTCGCCCCGGGTTGCGGCCGCGCCGGCGTTGCAAGCGGCCGAGAAATTGAACGGTTGGTCGAAGTCGATCCGCCGCACGCGCTGCTCGCTCTCCAAGCGCCGGTAGAGCGCCGCGGTCGCCGGTTCGCTGCTGCCGTTGTCAACCAGCACGACTTCGAGGTGCGGATACGCGGTGCCGTACAGCAGCCCGTCGAGGCATTCTTCCAGCAGCTCGGCCTGATCGCGCGTGGGAATCACGATCGACACCAAGGGCCACGACGGCGGCTCCCAGGTGACGTGTTGCATCGCATTAGGCAGCGTCTCGACCGTGGCCTCGATGCCGCGCCGCCGAAAATGATCGGTCACGACGCGACGCTGCGCCTCCTGGGCATAGGGCTTCGCCGCCAGGCCGCTCGCGCACGAGGTGGGCACTGCGCGCCAGTGATAAAGACACTTGGCGATATGCCCCACGGCGCCGGTCCGCTCGGTGACGCGGAACAGCAGGTCCCAATCCTGGGCGCCGTTGTAGCCCTCGCGCACGCCGCCGACCTGCTCGATCAGGTCCCGGCGTATGGCCACCAGGTGGCAGAGATAGTTGTGGCCCAGAAAGGTCTCGGGTGACCAGTCGGGCTTGGCCGTCAAGCCGTAGCGATAGCTCCCGTCGGCGGCCAGGTAGTCTTCGTCGGAATAAACCAGGTCAAGTTGCGGCTCGGAGGATAAACGCCGCGCGACTTCATACAGGGCAAACGGCGCCAGCTCGTCGTCGTGATCGAGAAACACGACGTAGTCGCCGTTGCACCGGGCCAGGGCCGTGTTCGTCGCCGTGGCGATTCCTTGGTTCGTCGGCATGCGGGCAAGGATGATCCGCGGGTCGATCGTCGCCAGCCGTTCGACCGTGCGGCGCAAGGCCCGCGATTCGTCGTCGGCCAGGGCAAGGCACCATTGCCAGTGACCGTAGGTCTGATCCCCCACGCTACGCGCGGCCGCCTCGAGCAGGTCGATGGGCGTCTGGTAAAGCGGTGTGACGATGCTGAACCGCACCGGGCGGTTGAGCGCTTGCGACCATTGCGTCTGTCGGTAGAGGTCGTCTGCGCCCGGCTCGTTCTCAGCGATCCACTGGGCATAAGGATGGGCAGGCACCGGGGCTAGCGCCGGCATTTCCGGTGTGGCCGGCGCCGCGGTCGAAG
This window contains:
- a CDS encoding aldehyde dehydrogenase (NADP(+)) — translated: MSFVPILVAGRWQAAQACGSFTAENPANRERLPAEYPTSTWADLDAALDAAARAAEQLATDDGQRVAAMLEQYAERIEKRSEEIVSLAHQETALAIRPRLAEVELPRTTGQLRQAAAAAREGSWRQATIDSKANLRSCYRSLGPVAVFGPNNFPLAFNGVAGGDFAAALAAGNPVIAKAHPAHPGTTRLLAEEAHAAADAAGLPAGSVQMLYHFEPADGLRLVADPRLGATGFTGSRQGGLRLKAAADAAGKPIYLEMSSINPVVILPGALTERGGEIASEFAASCLMAAGQFCTNPGLVLLVAGPEAEAFITASAEAFRTAPVSTLLTAQVEHALAQAIAALRTGGAQLVVGGTPSGGRGYSFANTLLRVTGEQFLQAGEALQAEAFGNASLVVVARDVEQAATCLRALEGNLTGCVYSARDGRDEALYDRLAPLLQRRVGRLLNDKMPTGVAVSPAMNHGGPFPATGHPGFTSVGIPASLRRFAALASYDNVREHRLPAALRNANPNGRMWRLIDGAWTQGNL
- a CDS encoding TraR/DksA C4-type zinc finger protein — protein: MSSDFSPQVLRCPQCEFSELVLASTAPTWLRKARMLRSNSRATPAELAELLPVAAGKLTCPGCGRRGLVVGRWDQSTSGGDSDWPETPRCEGCGGAIEPERLELMPQTRMCTACQRKTERPGAAVEGEYCPRCGSPMVLRAVRAGITRMQLSCTNPRCR
- a CDS encoding phytanoyl-CoA dioxygenase family protein, which translates into the protein MSVRDLAQRHELIGDLFRLPQTLREWQSYALTDDQIAFYHEHGYLAGIRILDDQQCDRLLEELQQIADPASPGHELFYEFHSNESPDPNRVLFHALGAWRIAPGFHDLLWHPAFTVPASQLLGGAVRFWHDQLFCKPAHHGGVVAWHQDYSYWTRTKPLAHLTCWIGLDPATRDNGCLQYVPGSHRWDLLPITGLAGNMDAISQVLSPEQFAALQQPVTIELPRGCCSFHHPLMVHGSRENRTAQPRRAVVVNAFRDGVRSDSDQPLLAGVPPIAPGEAMGGTFFPLLYDPQQVD
- a CDS encoding glycosyltransferase; protein product: MGFGRDVSRWYARAGQWWGKAKLTAAAEPSTAAPATPEMPALAPVPAHPYAQWIAENEPGADDLYRQTQWSQALNRPVRFSIVTPLYQTPIDLLEAAARSVGDQTYGHWQWCLALADDESRALRRTVERLATIDPRIILARMPTNQGIATATNTALARCNGDYVVFLDHDDELAPFALYEVARRLSSEPQLDLVYSDEDYLAADGSYRYGLTAKPDWSPETFLGHNYLCHLVAIRRDLIEQVGGVREGYNGAQDWDLLFRVTERTGAVGHIAKCLYHWRAVPTSCASGLAAKPYAQEAQRRVVTDHFRRRGIEATVETLPNAMQHVTWEPPSWPLVSIVIPTRDQAELLEECLDGLLYGTAYPHLEVVLVDNGSSEPATAALYRRLESEQRVRRIDFDQPFNFSAACNAGAAATRGEVLVFLNNDTEVLHDDWLAELVRWALVPEIGIVGPKLLFPSGKIQHAGMALGMHALCGHLFYEQSDDVLTGYGGPNSYRNVTMVTGACQAMRREVFTRLGGFDERYEIAYSDCALCLAALGAGYRNLYTPYARLMHHECATRDASCPPHDARLFAELIARLGLRHDPYLSSHLDISESLALPRLYARPNADQVLVHALENTLHPEGGSDPANFALEIFRRRPELRAYFPWAFLPHRRDGFADWLAKHAHREYGAIAPEALPELRRTIREDLGTNLAECYLHNADWQREYPLALTAFDDGAGLNLLRDERVRLPGGARPTSRLTPLDQLRRLAQTAPGVARLLHEATEHEPARRQLLAWARGPARQRYELSPDWLAQLERQVREGELQRPGVNLIGHLASHAGLGEAGRGLLRALREAEVTVAPRNVAHPWGIDGRLSHGYYSLDVHDIDLYVLQPEGMATQLPYAGVHYREANYRIGMWTWELEHVPDYWLPVLDQVDEVWVPSRFVAEAVRKATDLPVVRVPYCVELGEVEPFDRGELGLRADDYVFLFMFDNSSVMARKNPLAVVEAFKRAFALDDRAALVLKVGRSDYDGCSFADLRRATSNHNIRLWTAPLSRGRTYGLIDACDCYVSLHRSEGFGLTLAEAMLLGKPVIGTAWSGNMDFMTNENSLPVAYDLVDVPAGLPFYESGNRWAEASMAQASDQMRWAFEHRSAARQIGEVARQQVGSWLSSATVGRIMRQRLAEIAALSDRPARRQHQSTTTNT
- a CDS encoding sulfatase — translated: MPTFNVRRARLLLLLIACASNAWAADAPRRNVLFIAVDDMNCDLGCYGNARMQSPQIDRLAARGTTFTRAYCQFPLCSPSRVSLMTGLRPDTTEVFDLQKDFRRTSLPDVVTLPQMFRRAGYVAARVGKIYHYGNPGTIGTNGLDDAASWDERINPIGRDKREEHLLTNYTPRRGLGSSLSFLAAEGADEEQTDGIGATEAIKLLEKHRERPFFLAVGFYRPHCPYIAPRRYFDLYSIAESTLPIEPAGYLDRVPKPALASTTPYPLFGVTTDQGQEAIRAYHATISFVDTQVGRLLDAVERLGLTESTVIVFWSDHGYHLGEHGLWMKQSLFEESARVPLLIAAPGQKAAGRACQRTVELVDLYPTLAELCGVEPPDNLHGESVAPLLDDPTLAWDHPAFSQVWRGKFPGHSLRTEQWRYTEWDNGQQGTELYDHQRDPHELDNLAGQPAFAAVEAELRSRLRLNWPDDCYSNRLAHEKGAR
- a CDS encoding sulfatase — protein: MNRSWKPLFAAGLFAACLGTGPVCAAGPPAERPNIVLAIADDWGWPYAGAYGDRVVQTPTFDRLARDGVLFTHAFVSSPSCTPSRGAIITGQHFWRLGAGANLHSIWPQGQFAEYPALLSQAGYHVGTYRKAWGPGRGNPGGKPYKSVAAFFEARPAGSPFCFWFGSSDPHRPFDLDSGARSGMNLADVHLFPQYPDVPTSRGDVADYCLEIQRFDRELGELIEYLERSGELERTLVVVTGDHGMPFPRGKGNVYDCGARVPLVARLGGQVPGGRTVDDLVSLADLAPTFLEAAGVAVPEEMTGRSLWPILRTDRSGRVDPAREYVLIGRERHTQSQEAPDRGGYPVRAVRTYDHLYVHNLRPDRWPAGTPDWQRAFFERAWLSDCDNGPTKRYLWDHRDEPAIRPLYELCFAKRPAEELYELASDPDQMRNRADDPQLAAVKTRLAELLDAQLRATNDPRLSGGGDALEAHPYLGGGGGQWLKDE
- a CDS encoding 1-acyl-sn-glycerol-3-phosphate acyltransferase codes for the protein MSEATASSPAPSARGEFHKLDFTANALALLARLLSGASTRWIDSQPDTCQRIYFANHTSHLDALVLWSALPGECRVLTRPVAAKDYWEKNAFRRFIATRVFDALLIDRDNVKLSNNPLRMMLDAIGDKYSLIVFPEGHRNTADELDEFKSGLYHLARKRPELELIPVHIDNVNRVLPRGEFLPVPLLTCITFGPPMWLEQGEPKQEFLQRARNAVRRLRDLGND
- a CDS encoding phosphatidate cytidylyltransferase encodes the protein MDANARTWFLVGGTLIALAAGTGIGQYLRVRRDATLNPALIDGFNRRIRAWWLMSSVLAAALLLGRLGATIVFGLISFWALREFVTLTPTRRGDHRALFWVFFVFTPLQYLLVGMGAAQYGLYTILIPVYAFLFVPARIAVAGDFKRFLERAAKIQAGLMICVYCLSHAPALMYLKIEGYEDPVDRARLLFFFVLITQLGDVMQYVWQRLAGRTIIAPAVSPNRTWESFLGSVGSCTLLGAALSWATPFEIWAAAVLSAIIASMGFAGGMTMSAIKRDRGVADTGVLVTGHSGVLDRIDSICFAAPIFFHLTRYFYAEW